The Verrucomicrobiota bacterium genome window below encodes:
- a CDS encoding AraC family transcriptional regulator, producing MNQPFSANNPEHVKTPQRIQGQKAGRRGGGCNRRGRRTGVGHGPGLYGPCTQMVDRIWCVRKRRPLDGVRLIRRFQQALQQVESRQEVQWTDLACACGYYDQAHFVHDFRGFSGLNPSAYLTQRGEYLNFVPMPEW from the coding sequence ATGAACCAGCCCTTCAGCGCCAACAATCCAGAACATGTCAAAACCCCTCAGCGCATCCAGGGACAGAAGGCGGGGCGACGCGGCGGCGGATGCAACAGGCGAGGAAGAAGAACTGGAGTGGGCCATGGGCCAGGATTATACGGACCTTGCACCCAAATGGTAGATCGGATTTGGTGCGTCCGCAAACGACGCCCGCTGGATGGGGTGCGATTAATCCGGCGGTTCCAGCAGGCTTTGCAGCAAGTAGAGTCGCGGCAAGAGGTCCAATGGACTGACCTCGCCTGCGCGTGCGGTTATTACGATCAGGCCCATTTCGTCCATGATTTTCGTGGGTTTTCCGGCCTGAACCCGTCGGCCTACCTGACTCAGCGCGGGGAATACCTGAACTTCGTGCCAATGCCGGAATGGTGA
- a CDS encoding DUF1624 domain-containing protein: MAHSSSSSSPVASAAASPRLLSLDALRGFDMFWIVGAEGLVHALDKISDTGVVRALANQLRHKEWEGFAFYDLIFPLFVFIVGVSIVFSLGQLVEEEGTLAAYKRILRRSILLFALGLWYYGGASNEWPNIRVMGVLNRIALCYLFAGFVFCHFKTKGIIGVSAGLLLGYWGLMSFVPVPGIGAGSFAPGANLANYIDKLYLPGKRYDGDWDPEGLLSTLPAVATCLLGVLAGFLLKNDAVAPRQKVAFLIGGGIVGVLLGFLWGLQFPVIKKIWTSSYVLVAGGYSCVLLGLFYQVIEVWKFQKWAVPFVWIGMNPITIYVLDNVVNFERLAARFAGGNVKNFFDTAVTKGFGDLVIQIVGLGMGFLIVRFLYQKKIFLRL, from the coding sequence ATGGCCCACTCCAGTTCTTCTTCCTCGCCTGTTGCATCCGCCGCCGCGTCGCCCCGCCTTCTGTCCCTGGATGCGCTGAGGGGTTTTGACATGTTCTGGATTGTTGGCGCTGAAGGGCTGGTTCATGCGCTCGACAAAATCAGCGACACCGGAGTCGTGCGTGCGCTGGCGAACCAGCTTCGCCACAAAGAGTGGGAAGGCTTCGCTTTCTACGACCTGATTTTCCCACTCTTCGTGTTCATCGTGGGCGTGTCGATTGTGTTTTCCCTGGGGCAGCTCGTGGAGGAGGAAGGCACGCTGGCCGCCTATAAGCGAATCCTTCGCCGCTCGATTCTGCTGTTCGCCCTCGGGTTGTGGTACTACGGCGGCGCGTCGAATGAATGGCCGAACATCCGCGTGATGGGGGTCTTGAATCGCATCGCGCTGTGCTACTTGTTCGCCGGTTTCGTGTTCTGCCACTTCAAAACCAAAGGGATCATCGGCGTCAGCGCGGGCCTGCTCCTCGGTTACTGGGGATTGATGTCGTTTGTGCCCGTGCCAGGAATCGGCGCCGGTTCCTTCGCCCCCGGCGCAAATCTCGCCAATTACATCGACAAGCTTTATCTCCCCGGCAAGCGCTACGATGGCGACTGGGATCCCGAAGGGTTGCTCAGCACCCTGCCTGCGGTTGCGACGTGCTTGCTCGGCGTGCTGGCCGGGTTCCTTCTGAAGAACGACGCCGTGGCGCCGCGCCAGAAAGTGGCGTTTCTGATCGGCGGCGGCATCGTCGGCGTGTTGCTTGGTTTTCTTTGGGGACTGCAATTCCCGGTGATCAAGAAGATATGGACTTCTTCCTACGTCCTGGTCGCCGGCGGCTACAGTTGCGTTCTGCTCGGACTCTTTTACCAGGTGATCGAAGTGTGGAAGTTTCAGAAATGGGCCGTGCCGTTTGTCTGGATTGGCATGAACCCGATCACGATTTACGTGCTCGACAACGTCGTCAATTTCGAGCGCCTGGCCGCGCGGTTCGCCGGCGGAAACGTCAAGAACTTCTTCGACACCGCGGTCACGAAAGGGTTCGGTGATCTGGTGATCCAGATCGTCGGCCTCGGCATGGGCTTCCTGATCGTGCGCTTTCTTTACCAGAAGAAGATCTTTCTGAGACTGTAG
- a CDS encoding DUF4445 domain-containing protein translates to MADRVRIELLPLGEKLMVERGAALHDHLFAYGVEFPCGGRGRCKGCRIRVLGTPPPVSEVESRALTAPEIDAGWRLACQTRAETDSTLEIAQWEIPILSDDSWFDFAPQAGLGVAVDLGTTTLVAQLLDLRSGCVLGVRTALNAQASYGADIMSRIEFAVARQGQAKLTRLARKQIGKLIEDLLECVREDQADLRNVVLVGNTVMHHLFCGIDLEPLSHYPFEPEYYGLQTFRASYLGWRLRGDPVVRFLPCIGGFVGSDILAGVLTTRLHESRDLEALIDLGTNGEILVGNSERMLCASTAAGPAFEGARISLGMRAATGAISEVRVHDGQLQCQSFAARRKHRAARRQAGPISLGPNRRQGGANLETDSARAAQRGRWLPGHVRG, encoded by the coding sequence ATGGCGGATCGCGTACGGATCGAGCTGTTGCCTCTCGGCGAGAAGCTCATGGTCGAACGCGGCGCGGCGCTGCACGATCATCTCTTCGCTTACGGCGTCGAGTTCCCCTGCGGCGGGCGCGGCCGCTGCAAAGGATGTCGAATCCGCGTGCTCGGAACGCCACCGCCGGTTTCGGAAGTCGAATCGCGAGCGCTGACGGCTCCGGAGATCGATGCCGGCTGGCGCCTGGCGTGCCAGACCAGGGCCGAAACGGATTCGACCCTTGAAATCGCCCAATGGGAGATTCCGATCCTGTCCGATGATTCGTGGTTTGATTTTGCGCCGCAAGCCGGGCTGGGCGTCGCCGTCGATCTGGGCACCACGACCCTCGTTGCCCAGTTGCTCGATTTGCGCAGCGGGTGCGTGCTCGGCGTCCGGACGGCCCTGAACGCGCAAGCCAGTTACGGCGCGGACATCATGAGCCGCATCGAGTTCGCGGTCGCGCGGCAAGGCCAGGCCAAGTTGACGCGGCTGGCGCGAAAACAGATTGGCAAACTGATCGAAGACCTCCTCGAATGCGTTCGCGAGGATCAGGCGGACTTGAGGAATGTCGTCCTCGTGGGCAACACGGTGATGCACCATCTCTTTTGCGGCATCGATCTTGAGCCGCTCTCGCATTACCCGTTCGAACCCGAGTATTACGGGCTGCAGACCTTTCGCGCCTCGTATCTGGGCTGGCGGCTGCGCGGCGACCCGGTCGTGCGATTCCTGCCGTGCATCGGAGGATTCGTCGGCAGCGATATTTTGGCCGGGGTCCTGACGACGCGGCTGCACGAGAGCCGCGATCTGGAGGCGCTCATTGATCTGGGAACCAACGGGGAAATCCTCGTCGGAAATTCCGAACGGATGCTGTGCGCTTCCACGGCGGCGGGGCCCGCGTTCGAGGGCGCGCGCATTTCCCTGGGCATGAGAGCCGCCACCGGCGCGATTTCGGAGGTGCGCGTCCACGATGGCCAGCTTCAATGCCAATCGTTTGCTGCCCGCCGGAAACACCGCGCTGCACGGCGCCAAGCTGGCCCTATTTCACTTGGACCAAATCGACGCCAGGGTGGCGCAAATCTTGAAACAGATTCAGCACGTGCCGCTCAACGAGGCAGATGGCTTCCAGGACACGTTCGTGGATGA